From a region of the Pan paniscus chromosome 19, NHGRI_mPanPan1-v2.0_pri, whole genome shotgun sequence genome:
- the CNTNAP1 gene encoding contactin-associated protein 1 isoform X1, whose amino-acid sequence MMHLRLFCILLAAVSGAEGWGYYGCDEELVGPLYARSLGASSYYSLLTAPRFARLHGISGWSPRIGDPNPWLQIDLMKKHRIRAVATQGSFNSWDWVTRYMLLYGDRVDSWTPFYQRGHNSTFFGNVNESAVVRHDLHFHFTARYIRIVPLAWNPRGKIGLRLGLYGCPYKADILYFDGDDAISYRFPRGVSRSLWDVFAFSFKTEEKDGLLLHAEGAQGDYVTLELEGAHLLLHMSLGSSPIQPRPGHTTVSAGGVLNDQHWHYVRVDRFGRDVNFTLDGYVQRFILNGDFERLNLDTEMFIGGLVGAARKNLAYRHNFRGCIENVIFNRVNIADLAVRRHSRITFEGKVAFRCLDPVPHPINFGGPHNFVQVPGFPRRGRLAVSFRFRTWDLTGLLLFSRLGDGLGHVELTLSEGQVNVSIAQSGRKKLQFAAGYRLNDGFWHEVNFVAQENHAVISIDDVEGAEVRVSYPLLIRTGTSYFFGGCPKPASRWDCHSNQTAFHGCMELLKVDGQLVNLTLVEGRRLGFYAEVLFDTCGITDRCSPNMCEHDGRCYQSWDDFICYCELTGYKGETCHTPLYKESCEAYRLSGKTSGNFTIDPDGSGPLKPFVVYCDIRENRAWTVVRHDRLWTTRVTGSSMERPFLGAIQYWNASWEEVSALANASQHCEQWIEFSCYNSRLLNTAGGYPYSFWIGRNEEQHFYWGGSQPGIQRCACGLDRSCVDPALYCNCDADQPQWRTDKGLLTFVDHLPVTQVVIGDTNRSTSEAQFFLRPLRCYGDRNSWNTISFHTGAALRFPPIRANHSLDVSFYFRTSAPSGVFLENMGGPYCQWRRPYVRVELNTSRDVVFAFDVGNGDENLTVHSDDFEFNDDEWHLVRAEINVKQARLRVDHRPWVLRPMPLQTYIWMEYDQPLYVGSAELKRRPFVGCLRAMRLNGVTLNLEGRANASEGTSPNCTGHCAHPRLPCFHGGRCVERYSYYTCDCDLTAFDGPYCNHDIGGFFEPGTWMRYNLQSALRSAAREFSHMLSRPVPGYEPGYIPGYDTPGYVPGYHGPGYRLPDYPRPGRPVPGYRGPVYNVTGEEVSFSFSTSSAPAVLLYVSSFVRDYMAVLIKDDGTLQLRYQLGTSPYVYQLTTRPVTDGQPHSINITRVYRNLFIQVDYFPLTEQKFSLLVDSQLDSPKALYLGRVMETGVIDPEIQRYNTPGFSGCLSGVRFNNVAPLKTHFRTPRPMTAELAEALRVQGELSESNCGAMPRLVSEVPPELDPWYLPPDFPYYHDEGWVAILLGFLVAFLLLGLVGMLVLFYLQNHRYKGSYHTNEPKAAHEYHPGSKPPLPTSGPAQVPTPTAAPNQAPASAPAPAPTPAPAPGPRDQNLPQILEESRSE is encoded by the exons ATGATGCATCTCCGGCTCTTCTGCATCCTGCTCGCCGCGGTCTCAGGAGCCGAGGGCTGGGGCTACT ACGGCTGCGACGAGGAGCTGGTGGGTCCCCTGTATGCACGCTCCCTGGGCGCCTCCTCCTACTACAGTCTCCTTACTGCGCCGCGATTCGCCAGGCTGCACG GCATAAGCGGGTGGTCACCACGGATTGGGGATCCGAATCCCTGGCTCCAGATAGACTTAATGAAGAAGCACCGGATCCGGGCCGTGGCCACACAGGGCTCCTTTAATTCTTGGGACTGGGTCACACGTTACATGCTACTCTACGGCGACCGAGTGGACAGCTGGACACCGTTCTACCAGCGAGGGCACAACTCG ACCTTCTTTGGTAACGTGAACGAGTCGGCGGTGGTGCGCCATGACCTGCACTTCCACTTCACTGCGCGCTACATCCGCATCGTGCCCCTGGCCTGGAACCCACGCGGCAAGATCGGCCTGAGGCTCGGCCTCTATGGCTGCCCATACA AGGCCGACATACTCTATTTCGACGGCGACGATGCCATCTCCTACCGCTTCCCGCGAGGGGTCAGCCGAAGCCTGTGGGACGTGTTCGCCTTCAGCTTCAAGACCGAGGAGAAGGACGGGCTTCTGCTGCACGCCGAGGGCGCCCAGGGCGACTACGTGACGCTCGAGCTGGAGGGGGCACACCTGCTGCTGCACATGAGCCTGG GCAGCAGCCCTATCCAGCCAAGACCAGGTCACACCACCGTGAGCGCAGGTGGAGTCCTCAATGACCAGCACTGGCACTATGTGCGGGTGGACCGATTTGGCCGCGATGTAAATTTCACCCTGGACGGCTATGTGCAGCGCTTTATTCTCAATGGAGACTTCGAGAGGCTGAACCTGGACACCGAG ATGTTCATCGGAGGTCTGGTGGGCGCCGCGCGGAAGAACCTGGCTTATCGGCATAACTTCCGCGGCTGCATAGAAAACGTAATCTTCAACCGCGTCAACATCGCAGACCTGGCCGTGCGGCGCCATTCCCGGATCACCTTCGAG GGTAAGGTGGCTTTTCGTTGCCTGGACCCGGTACCGCACCCTATCAACTTCGGAGGCCCTCACAACTTCGTTCAAGTGCCCGGTTTCCCACGCCGTGGCCGCCTGGCAGTCTCATTTCGCTTCCGCACCTGGGACCTCACCGGGCTTCTCCTTTTCTCCCGTCTGGGGGACGGGCTGGGCCACGTGGAGCTGACGCTCAGCGAAGGGCAGGTCAACGTGTCCATCGCGCAGAGCGGCCGAAAGAAGCTTCAGTTCGCTGCTG GGTACCGACTGAATGACGGCTTTTGGCACGAGGTGAATTTTGTGGCACAGGAAAACCATGCAGTTATCAGCATTGATGATGTGGAAGGGGCAGAGGTCAGGGTCTCATACCCGTTGCTGATCCGGACAGGGACCTCATATTTCTTTGGGG GTTGTCCCAAGCCAGCCAGTCGATGGGACTGCCACTCCAACCAGACGGCATTCCATGGCTGCATGGAGCTGCTCAAGGTGGATGGTCAACTGGTCAACCTGACTCTGGTGGAGGGCCGGCGGCTTGGATTCTATGCTGAGGTCCTCTTTGATACATGTGGCATCACTGATAG GTGCAGCCCTAACATGTGTGAGCATGATGGACGCTGCTACCAGTCTTGGGATGACTTCATTTGCTACTGCGAACTGACGGGCTACAAGGGAGAGACCTGCCACACAC ctttgtataaggaATCCTGTGAGGCTTATCGGCTCAGTGGGAAAACTTCTGGAAACTTCACCATTGATCCTGATGGCAGTGGCCCCCTGAAGCCATTTGTAGTGTACTGTGATATCCGAG AGAACCGAGCGTGGACAGTTGTGCGGCATGACAGGCTGTGGACAACTCGAGTGACAGGTTCCAGCATGGAGCGGCCATTCCTGGGGGCTATCCAGTACTGGAATGCATCCTGGGAGGAAGTCAGTGCCCTTGCCAATGCTTCCCAGCATTGTGAACAGTGGATCGAGTTCTCCTGCTACAATTCCCGGCTGCTCAACACTGCAG GAGGCTACCCCTACAGCTTTTGGATTGGCCGAAATGAGGAGCAGCACTTCTACTGGGGAGGCTCCCAGCCTGGGATCCAGCGCTGTGCCTGTGGTCTGGACCGGAGCTGTGTGGACCCTGCCTTGTACTGCAACTGTGACGCTGACCAGCCCCAGTG GAGAACTGACAAGGGACTGCTGACCTTTGTGGACCATCTGCCTGTCACTCAGGTAGTGATAGGGGATACGAACCGCTCCACTTCTGAGGCCCAGttcttcctgaggcctctgcgCTGCTATGGCGATC GAAATTCCTGGAACACCATTTCCTTCCACACCGGGGCTGCACTACGCTTCCCCCCAATCCGTGCCAACCACAGCCTGGATGTCTCCTTCTACTTCAGGACCTCTGCTCCCTCGGGGGTCTTCCTAGAGAATATGGGGGGCCCTTACTGCCAGTGGCGCCGACCTTATGTGCGGGTGGAACTCAACA CATCCCGGGATGTGGTCTTCGCCTTTGATGTGGGGAATGGGGATGAGAACCTCACAGTACACTCAGACGACTTTGAGTTCAATGATGACGAGTGGCACCTGGTCCGGGCTGAAATCAACGTGAAGCAGGCCCGGCTCCGAGTGGATCACCGGCCCTGGGTTCTGCGGCCTATGCCACTGCAGACCTACATCTGGATGGAGTATGACCAGCCCCTCTATGTGG GATCTGCAGAGCTTAAGAGACGCCCCTTTGTGGGTTGCTTGAGGGCCATGCGTCTGAACGGAGTGACTCTGAACCTGGAGGGCCGTGCCAATGCCTCTGAGGGTACCTCACCCAACTGCAcaggccactgtgcccaccctcgGCTCCCCTGTTTCCATGGAGGCCGCTGCGTGGAGCGCTATAGCTACTACACGTGTGACTGTGACCTCACGGCTTTTGATGGGCCATACTGCAACCACG ATATTGGTGGTTTCTTTGAGCCGGGCACCTGGATGCGCTATAACCTACAGTCAGCGCTGCGCTCTGCAGCCAGGGAGTTCTCCCACATGCTGAGCCGGCCGGTGCCAGGCTATGAGCCTGGCTACATCCCGGGCTATGATACTCCGGGCTATGTGCCTGGCTACCATGGCCCCGGGTACCGCCTGCCCGACTACCCCCGGCCTGGTCGGCCTGTGCCCGGTTACCGTGGGCCTGTCTACAACGTTACGGGAGAGGAGGTCTCCTTCAGCTTCAGCACCAGCTCCGCCCCTGCTGTCCTGCTCTACGTCAGTTCCTTTGTTCGTGACTACATGGCTGTGCTCATCAAGGATGATG ggACCCTTCAGCTGCGATATCAGCTGGGCACCAGTCCCTACGTGTACCAGCTAACCACTCGACCAGTGACCGATGGCCAGCCCCATAGCATCAATATCACCCGTGTTTACCGGAACCTCTTCATCCAG gtggACTACTTCCCACTGACAGAGCAGAAGTTCTCGCTGTTGGTGGACAGCCAGTTGGACTCACCCAAGGCCTTGTATCTAGGGCGTGTGATGG AGACAGGAGTCATTGACCCGGAGATCCAGCGCTACAACACCCCAGGTTTCTCGGGCTGCCTGTCTGGTGTTCGATTCAACAATGTGGCTCCCCTCAAGACCCACTTCCGAACCCCTCGACCCATGACTGCTGAGCTAGCTGAGGCCCTTCGAGTTCAGGGAGAACTGTCCGAATCTAATTGCGGAGCTATGCCGCGTCTTGTTTCAGAGGTGCCACCTGAGCTTGATCCCTGGTATCTGCCCCCAG ACTTCCCCTACTACCATGATGAAGGATGGGTTGCCATACTTTTAGGCT ttTTGGTGGCCTTTCTGCTGCTGGGGCTGGTGGGAATGTTGGTGCTCTTCTATCTGCAAAATCATCGCTACAAGGGCTCCTACCATACCAATGAGCCCAAGGCTGCCCACGAGTACCATCCTGGCAGCAAACCTCCCCTACCCACTTCAGGCCCTGCCCAGGTCCCCACCCCTACAGCAGCTCCCAACCaagctccagcctcagccccagccccagccccaactccagccccagcccctggcccccGGGATCAGAACCTACCCCAGATCCTGGAGGAGTCCAGGTCTGAATGA
- the CNTNAP1 gene encoding contactin-associated protein 1 isoform X2, which translates to MKKHRIRAVATQGSFNSWDWVTRYMLLYGDRVDSWTPFYQRGHNSTFFGNVNESAVVRHDLHFHFTARYIRIVPLAWNPRGKIGLRLGLYGCPYKADILYFDGDDAISYRFPRGVSRSLWDVFAFSFKTEEKDGLLLHAEGAQGDYVTLELEGAHLLLHMSLGSSPIQPRPGHTTVSAGGVLNDQHWHYVRVDRFGRDVNFTLDGYVQRFILNGDFERLNLDTEMFIGGLVGAARKNLAYRHNFRGCIENVIFNRVNIADLAVRRHSRITFEGKVAFRCLDPVPHPINFGGPHNFVQVPGFPRRGRLAVSFRFRTWDLTGLLLFSRLGDGLGHVELTLSEGQVNVSIAQSGRKKLQFAAGYRLNDGFWHEVNFVAQENHAVISIDDVEGAEVRVSYPLLIRTGTSYFFGGCPKPASRWDCHSNQTAFHGCMELLKVDGQLVNLTLVEGRRLGFYAEVLFDTCGITDRCSPNMCEHDGRCYQSWDDFICYCELTGYKGETCHTPLYKESCEAYRLSGKTSGNFTIDPDGSGPLKPFVVYCDIRENRAWTVVRHDRLWTTRVTGSSMERPFLGAIQYWNASWEEVSALANASQHCEQWIEFSCYNSRLLNTAGGYPYSFWIGRNEEQHFYWGGSQPGIQRCACGLDRSCVDPALYCNCDADQPQWRTDKGLLTFVDHLPVTQVVIGDTNRSTSEAQFFLRPLRCYGDRNSWNTISFHTGAALRFPPIRANHSLDVSFYFRTSAPSGVFLENMGGPYCQWRRPYVRVELNTSRDVVFAFDVGNGDENLTVHSDDFEFNDDEWHLVRAEINVKQARLRVDHRPWVLRPMPLQTYIWMEYDQPLYVGSAELKRRPFVGCLRAMRLNGVTLNLEGRANASEGTSPNCTGHCAHPRLPCFHGGRCVERYSYYTCDCDLTAFDGPYCNHDIGGFFEPGTWMRYNLQSALRSAAREFSHMLSRPVPGYEPGYIPGYDTPGYVPGYHGPGYRLPDYPRPGRPVPGYRGPVYNVTGEEVSFSFSTSSAPAVLLYVSSFVRDYMAVLIKDDGTLQLRYQLGTSPYVYQLTTRPVTDGQPHSINITRVYRNLFIQVDYFPLTEQKFSLLVDSQLDSPKALYLGRVMETGVIDPEIQRYNTPGFSGCLSGVRFNNVAPLKTHFRTPRPMTAELAEALRVQGELSESNCGAMPRLVSEVPPELDPWYLPPDFPYYHDEGWVAILLGFLVAFLLLGLVGMLVLFYLQNHRYKGSYHTNEPKAAHEYHPGSKPPLPTSGPAQVPTPTAAPNQAPASAPAPAPTPAPAPGPRDQNLPQILEESRSE; encoded by the exons ATGAAGAAGCACCGGATCCGGGCCGTGGCCACACAGGGCTCCTTTAATTCTTGGGACTGGGTCACACGTTACATGCTACTCTACGGCGACCGAGTGGACAGCTGGACACCGTTCTACCAGCGAGGGCACAACTCG ACCTTCTTTGGTAACGTGAACGAGTCGGCGGTGGTGCGCCATGACCTGCACTTCCACTTCACTGCGCGCTACATCCGCATCGTGCCCCTGGCCTGGAACCCACGCGGCAAGATCGGCCTGAGGCTCGGCCTCTATGGCTGCCCATACA AGGCCGACATACTCTATTTCGACGGCGACGATGCCATCTCCTACCGCTTCCCGCGAGGGGTCAGCCGAAGCCTGTGGGACGTGTTCGCCTTCAGCTTCAAGACCGAGGAGAAGGACGGGCTTCTGCTGCACGCCGAGGGCGCCCAGGGCGACTACGTGACGCTCGAGCTGGAGGGGGCACACCTGCTGCTGCACATGAGCCTGG GCAGCAGCCCTATCCAGCCAAGACCAGGTCACACCACCGTGAGCGCAGGTGGAGTCCTCAATGACCAGCACTGGCACTATGTGCGGGTGGACCGATTTGGCCGCGATGTAAATTTCACCCTGGACGGCTATGTGCAGCGCTTTATTCTCAATGGAGACTTCGAGAGGCTGAACCTGGACACCGAG ATGTTCATCGGAGGTCTGGTGGGCGCCGCGCGGAAGAACCTGGCTTATCGGCATAACTTCCGCGGCTGCATAGAAAACGTAATCTTCAACCGCGTCAACATCGCAGACCTGGCCGTGCGGCGCCATTCCCGGATCACCTTCGAG GGTAAGGTGGCTTTTCGTTGCCTGGACCCGGTACCGCACCCTATCAACTTCGGAGGCCCTCACAACTTCGTTCAAGTGCCCGGTTTCCCACGCCGTGGCCGCCTGGCAGTCTCATTTCGCTTCCGCACCTGGGACCTCACCGGGCTTCTCCTTTTCTCCCGTCTGGGGGACGGGCTGGGCCACGTGGAGCTGACGCTCAGCGAAGGGCAGGTCAACGTGTCCATCGCGCAGAGCGGCCGAAAGAAGCTTCAGTTCGCTGCTG GGTACCGACTGAATGACGGCTTTTGGCACGAGGTGAATTTTGTGGCACAGGAAAACCATGCAGTTATCAGCATTGATGATGTGGAAGGGGCAGAGGTCAGGGTCTCATACCCGTTGCTGATCCGGACAGGGACCTCATATTTCTTTGGGG GTTGTCCCAAGCCAGCCAGTCGATGGGACTGCCACTCCAACCAGACGGCATTCCATGGCTGCATGGAGCTGCTCAAGGTGGATGGTCAACTGGTCAACCTGACTCTGGTGGAGGGCCGGCGGCTTGGATTCTATGCTGAGGTCCTCTTTGATACATGTGGCATCACTGATAG GTGCAGCCCTAACATGTGTGAGCATGATGGACGCTGCTACCAGTCTTGGGATGACTTCATTTGCTACTGCGAACTGACGGGCTACAAGGGAGAGACCTGCCACACAC ctttgtataaggaATCCTGTGAGGCTTATCGGCTCAGTGGGAAAACTTCTGGAAACTTCACCATTGATCCTGATGGCAGTGGCCCCCTGAAGCCATTTGTAGTGTACTGTGATATCCGAG AGAACCGAGCGTGGACAGTTGTGCGGCATGACAGGCTGTGGACAACTCGAGTGACAGGTTCCAGCATGGAGCGGCCATTCCTGGGGGCTATCCAGTACTGGAATGCATCCTGGGAGGAAGTCAGTGCCCTTGCCAATGCTTCCCAGCATTGTGAACAGTGGATCGAGTTCTCCTGCTACAATTCCCGGCTGCTCAACACTGCAG GAGGCTACCCCTACAGCTTTTGGATTGGCCGAAATGAGGAGCAGCACTTCTACTGGGGAGGCTCCCAGCCTGGGATCCAGCGCTGTGCCTGTGGTCTGGACCGGAGCTGTGTGGACCCTGCCTTGTACTGCAACTGTGACGCTGACCAGCCCCAGTG GAGAACTGACAAGGGACTGCTGACCTTTGTGGACCATCTGCCTGTCACTCAGGTAGTGATAGGGGATACGAACCGCTCCACTTCTGAGGCCCAGttcttcctgaggcctctgcgCTGCTATGGCGATC GAAATTCCTGGAACACCATTTCCTTCCACACCGGGGCTGCACTACGCTTCCCCCCAATCCGTGCCAACCACAGCCTGGATGTCTCCTTCTACTTCAGGACCTCTGCTCCCTCGGGGGTCTTCCTAGAGAATATGGGGGGCCCTTACTGCCAGTGGCGCCGACCTTATGTGCGGGTGGAACTCAACA CATCCCGGGATGTGGTCTTCGCCTTTGATGTGGGGAATGGGGATGAGAACCTCACAGTACACTCAGACGACTTTGAGTTCAATGATGACGAGTGGCACCTGGTCCGGGCTGAAATCAACGTGAAGCAGGCCCGGCTCCGAGTGGATCACCGGCCCTGGGTTCTGCGGCCTATGCCACTGCAGACCTACATCTGGATGGAGTATGACCAGCCCCTCTATGTGG GATCTGCAGAGCTTAAGAGACGCCCCTTTGTGGGTTGCTTGAGGGCCATGCGTCTGAACGGAGTGACTCTGAACCTGGAGGGCCGTGCCAATGCCTCTGAGGGTACCTCACCCAACTGCAcaggccactgtgcccaccctcgGCTCCCCTGTTTCCATGGAGGCCGCTGCGTGGAGCGCTATAGCTACTACACGTGTGACTGTGACCTCACGGCTTTTGATGGGCCATACTGCAACCACG ATATTGGTGGTTTCTTTGAGCCGGGCACCTGGATGCGCTATAACCTACAGTCAGCGCTGCGCTCTGCAGCCAGGGAGTTCTCCCACATGCTGAGCCGGCCGGTGCCAGGCTATGAGCCTGGCTACATCCCGGGCTATGATACTCCGGGCTATGTGCCTGGCTACCATGGCCCCGGGTACCGCCTGCCCGACTACCCCCGGCCTGGTCGGCCTGTGCCCGGTTACCGTGGGCCTGTCTACAACGTTACGGGAGAGGAGGTCTCCTTCAGCTTCAGCACCAGCTCCGCCCCTGCTGTCCTGCTCTACGTCAGTTCCTTTGTTCGTGACTACATGGCTGTGCTCATCAAGGATGATG ggACCCTTCAGCTGCGATATCAGCTGGGCACCAGTCCCTACGTGTACCAGCTAACCACTCGACCAGTGACCGATGGCCAGCCCCATAGCATCAATATCACCCGTGTTTACCGGAACCTCTTCATCCAG gtggACTACTTCCCACTGACAGAGCAGAAGTTCTCGCTGTTGGTGGACAGCCAGTTGGACTCACCCAAGGCCTTGTATCTAGGGCGTGTGATGG AGACAGGAGTCATTGACCCGGAGATCCAGCGCTACAACACCCCAGGTTTCTCGGGCTGCCTGTCTGGTGTTCGATTCAACAATGTGGCTCCCCTCAAGACCCACTTCCGAACCCCTCGACCCATGACTGCTGAGCTAGCTGAGGCCCTTCGAGTTCAGGGAGAACTGTCCGAATCTAATTGCGGAGCTATGCCGCGTCTTGTTTCAGAGGTGCCACCTGAGCTTGATCCCTGGTATCTGCCCCCAG ACTTCCCCTACTACCATGATGAAGGATGGGTTGCCATACTTTTAGGCT ttTTGGTGGCCTTTCTGCTGCTGGGGCTGGTGGGAATGTTGGTGCTCTTCTATCTGCAAAATCATCGCTACAAGGGCTCCTACCATACCAATGAGCCCAAGGCTGCCCACGAGTACCATCCTGGCAGCAAACCTCCCCTACCCACTTCAGGCCCTGCCCAGGTCCCCACCCCTACAGCAGCTCCCAACCaagctccagcctcagccccagccccagccccaactccagccccagcccctggcccccGGGATCAGAACCTACCCCAGATCCTGGAGGAGTCCAGGTCTGAATGA
- the CCR10 gene encoding C-C chemokine receptor type 10: MGTEATEQVSWGHYSGDEEDAYSAEPLPELCYKADVQAFSRAFQPSVSLTVAALGLAGNGLVLATHLAARRAARSPTSAHLLQLALADLLLALTLPFAAAGALQGWSLGSATCRTISGLYSASFHAGFLFLACISADRYVAIARALPAGPRPSTPGRAHLVSVIVWLLSLLLALPALLFSQDGQREGQRRCRLIFPEGLTQTVKGASAVAQVALGFALPLGVMVACYALLGRTLLAARGPERRRALRVVVALVAAFVVLQLPYSLALLLDTADLLAARERSCPASKRKDVALLVTSGLALARCGLNPVLYAFLGLRFRQDLRRLLRGGSCPSGPQPRRGCPRRPRLSSCSAPTETHSLSWDN; this comes from the exons ATGGGGACGGAGGCCACAGAGCag GTTTCCTGGGGCCATTACTCTGGGGATGAAGAGGACGCATACTCAGCTGAGCCACTGCCGGAGCTTTGCTACAAGGCCGATGTCCAGGCCTTCAGCCGGGCCTTCCAACCCAGTGTCTCCCTGACCGTGGCTGCGCTGGGTCTGGCCGGCAATGGCCTGGTCCTGGCCACCCACCTGGCAGCCCGACGCGCAGCGCGCTCGCCCACCTCTGCCCACCTGCTCCAGCTGGCCCTGGCCGACCTCTTGCTGGCCCTGACTCTGCCTTTCGCGGCAGCAGGGGCTCTTCAgggctggagtctgggaagtgCCACCTGCCGCAccatctctggcctctactcGGCCTCCTTCCACGCCGGCTTCCTCTTCCTGGCCTGTATCAGCGCCGACCGCTACGTGGCCATCGCGCGAGCGCTCCCAGCCGGGCCGCGGCCCTCCACTCCCGGCCGCGCACACTTGGTCTCCGTCATCGTGTGGCTGCTGTCACTGCTCCTGGCGCTGCCTGCGCTCCTCTTCAGCCAGGATGGGCAGCGGGAAGGCCAACGACGCTGTCGCCTCATCTTCCCCGAGGGCCTCACGCAGACGGTGAAGGGGGCGAGCGCCGTGGCGCAGGTGGCCCTGGGCTTCGCGCTGCCGCTGGGCGTCATGGTAGCCTGTTACGCGCTTCTGGGCCGCACGCTGCTGGCCGCCAGGGGGCCCGAGCGCCGGCGTGCGCTGCGCGTCGTGGTGGCTCTGGTGGCGGCCTTCGTGGTGCTGCAGCTGCCCTACAGCCTCGCCCTGCTGCTGGATACGGCCGATCTACTGGCTGCGCGCGAGCGGAGCTGCCCTGCCAGCAAACGCAAGGATGTCGCACTGCTGGTGACCAGCGGCTTGGCCCTCGCCCGCTGTGGCCTCAATCCCGTGCTCTACGCCTTCCTGGGCCTGCGCTTCCGCCAGGACCTGCGGAGGCTGCTACGGGGTGGGAGCTGCCCCTCAGGGCCTCAACCCCGCCGCGGCTGCCCCCGCCGGCCCCGCCTTTCTTCCTGCTCAGCTCCCACGGAGACCCACAGTCTCTCCTGGGACAACTAG